The DNA region AACATCCCTGGAGTCTTTGAACATTGTCCTGAAGCGATCCGCACTCCTCCCCTCAATCCTGAAATCAAGTTCTTTGCGTATCGAGGTGGAGAATTCTTCCACAAGACCAACCGGGTCGTATAACTTTGCCTCAGGGATATATCTATTGATAAGTCTGGCGAGTGTAAGGAGGATGCTTAGATCTGTCTCAATCGTATCTTTGATTCCAGGCCGTTGTATCTTAACAACCACTTCCCGTCCGTCAGGAAGCCTTGCCCTGTGGACCTGTCCGATAGAAGCTGCTGCAAGGGGGTTTTCATCGAAGTATGCATAGAGCTTTTCTGCAGGGCTGCCAAATTCCGATAATATTTCCTCCCTTGCCTGTTCAACCGGGAAGGGAGGAACACTGTCCTGAAGTTTTTGCAACTCCCGCACAAAGTCATCAGACAAGATATCACGGCGCAGACTCAGTATTTGCCCGAATTTAATAAAGGTGGGGCCGAGCTCTTCAAGTACAAGCCTGAAGCGCCCGGCAATATTTTGGGGACTCTCTTCCTTCTCCCGGGTCCTGAATATCCGTTTGCCTAAAGGGACATACCCCTGCAGGTTCAGTCTTTCTACCAGATAACCAAACCCATATTTTATGAGGGTATTAAGTATTATGCGAACACGCTGTATGTCCCTGTATGTCTGCTTAAAATGGTAAAATGGCATAAACTAATGCCACCCGTACCCCCATCCACCCGTGCGTGAACCTCTCCAGTCCATCAGGAATTGGAGAAGCTCCTGATACTGTTTGTCAGAAAGGAAACTGCGTGTCTTCAAAAGGGTCTTTACCCTGTATGTATTAAGCGCTGCCCATTCAGACTGGATCTTGTTTGAAATATCTTCGATCGCCTTGTCGTTGGCATCTTTTGATCTCAGCAGTTCCATCATGTCCATTTCTGCAATCTCTATTTTGACCCTCCTCGTCATTACTTCTTTGCGGTAGTCGGAATATATCTTCCTGAACTTTTCAGCCTGCTCGTCTGTCAGCTCAAGCTTCGATTGCAAATCCTCCCACCTCTGCATCATTGGCGGCACTCCCATCGTCCCGTCAGATTTGCCCATCATGTGATATTTCATGCCAGGCCCCGCCATCCCTTTTCCCATCATCCCGGGCGTTTTCATACAGGGGGGGAAAGAATCATCGCCCATCATTGCAGAAGAATTATAATCTTCATATCCTTCATCTGCCATCCCCGCTCCTGCAAATGTCATAATGACACTCAAGGCAACAAATAGAACCAGCCACTTACGCGTCTTCATGTTTTACCTCCTTAGTTAACAGGTTAGTTGAATTATTGATCCTGCATTTTATGGTGCAGTCTGAAGCAGTGCAGCAATATACTGACTTGCCTGCCGCGTGCTCCAGTCTCTGCCCCCCTGAGCCTTTCCTATTATTTGTCCACTGGAATTGATGAAGTATGTAGTAGGAAGCGCCCATACCTTATAATTATCAGACACTTTATAGTCAGAGTCAATAAGCGCAGTGAAGGTAAGATTATACTGTTTAAAAAAAGTGTTAACGCTGGTCACGTCTTCTCCGGAGGCTACAGCAATAATTACAAATCCCCTGTCTTTAAACTGCCTGTATAACTTTTCCATTGACGGCATCTCATCCCTGCATGGACCGCACCAGGTCGCCCAGAAATTGAGCATTATCACCTTCCCCCTGAAATCTTTCAGGTTGACCTTTTTGCTCGAAACGTCTTTCAATGCAAATTCCCTTGCTTCGAGAGGGGCTGAATACTCCTGAATGCCGAGGTAAGATGCAGAGTAATTGCCTGCGGCAGATTGTCTCTCCGGGAGCACTGTTACGCTCAGGCCTGCGCACAGAATAATGATAAATAATATGCTGAGAAGATTGTTGCGTGATGCAAATTTCATAATAGACTTAACGGATCAATAGATTGAATATAACACGCATATAATTACAGCGTCAAGGAGAAGCAAGTCTCATTTGCCGGTCCTTGCCTTTAAGCAGGCCTTCAGCCACATACACAACGTCGCCTACATCCCTGCTGTATCCGTCAACACCTATCTCATCGGCAAACCTCTTCGTTGTCACAGCGCCCCCAATCATGATCTTGTACGGGAGCCCCTGCTCCTGAACGGAATCTCTTACAACCTTCATCTGCATCATTGTCGTAGTCATAAGGGCTGATAAGCCGATAATATCCGCACTATGTTCCTTTGCCGCACCAAGTATCTCTTCACAGGAGACATTCTTGCCTATGTCAATGACCTCAAAACCAAAATTCTTCAGCATCATACAGCAAATATTCTTGCCCAGATCATGGATGTCCCCCTTTACTGTAGCCATAATTATAGTCCCCTTCTTTGCCTTTGCCGCATTCTTTTCCATGTGCGGAGTCAGGACATCCACCCCCTTTTTCATGGCTTCGGCAGAAGCGACCAGGTGGGGTATAAACTTTTTCCTCTCGGCAAACAGGTCTCCAAGATGCCTGATGGCAGGGGTCATAATTTCAAGGAATATGTCTGAAGCGGGTATACCCTCTTCCATGCCCTCGTAAACCAACTTCACTATACTATCCCTGTCGCCTTCTACAACTGCATCGAATATCCTTTCACGGGCACTCTTGCTGGTTTTGCCGGTCTTGCCTGCCTCAGCCCCGGGGACAGAATTCAATTCTGTCCCTGCTGTCCCCACAGGGGGATTAACCTCATGAAATGTAATATACCTCCGGCAGCCGGCGTCCCTGCCTGAAAAAAGGCTTGCAGCAAGCACAACGCTGTGCATGCCGGAATCATACGGATTAATGATGCCTGCATCAAGACCAGCCCCTATTGCCATCCCAAGAAAGGTATTATGAATGAGCTTACGGTTCGGCAGACCAAATGACACGTTACTTACTCCAAGTATAGTCGGACACCCAAGCCTTTCCTTGACAAGCCTGATTGTTTCCAATGTCTGTGCTGAAGCGTCAGGGGCCGCTGATACAGTAAGGGCAAGACAGTCAAATATTATATCCTCTCTTCTAATTCCGCAGGAAAGGGCTTTTTCAAGGATAGCCTCTGCAATCTTCAGGCGGTCTGCTGCCTTTTCAGGCAGATCACTTCCGGCTAACAATGCAATCACTGCGGCGCCATATTTTTTGATTACAGGAAGAAGTCTTTCGAGCCG from Nitrospirota bacterium includes:
- a CDS encoding periplasmic heavy metal sensor, encoding MKTRKWLVLFVALSVIMTFAGAGMADEGYEDYNSSAMMGDDSFPPCMKTPGMMGKGMAGPGMKYHMMGKSDGTMGVPPMMQRWEDLQSKLELTDEQAEKFRKIYSDYRKEVMTRRVKIEIAEMDMMELLRSKDANDKAIEDISNKIQSEWAALNTYRVKTLLKTRSFLSDKQYQELLQFLMDWRGSRTGGWGYGWH
- a CDS encoding TlpA family protein disulfide reductase, whose amino-acid sequence is MKFASRNNLLSILFIIILCAGLSVTVLPERQSAAGNYSASYLGIQEYSAPLEAREFALKDVSSKKVNLKDFRGKVIMLNFWATWCGPCRDEMPSMEKLYRQFKDRGFVIIAVASGEDVTSVNTFFKQYNLTFTALIDSDYKVSDNYKVWALPTTYFINSSGQIIGKAQGGRDWSTRQASQYIAALLQTAP